In Aspergillus nidulans FGSC A4 chromosome II, a single window of DNA contains:
- a CDS encoding uncharacterized protein (transcript_id=CADANIAT00004114), translating to MKLTAAVVTGLLATSTSAAFDKWAPWGKRDYSCINAYSGPTENSTLTTGTPLEIKFNRNSGRCDSLNDYPTGNYSLWLHNNPVRNMGFVNSDYQVKIQDGISSDATSVTFTLPDDLPEVADDTVWYLRLDTYLPTAPQMPSLFNALGPFRIVQ from the exons ATGAAGCTCACCGCTGCTGTTGTCACCGGCCTTCTTGCCACGAGCACCTCTGCTGCGTTCGACAAGTGGGCTC CCTGGGGCAAGCGCGATTACTCCTGCATCAATGCCTACTCAGGGCCTACCG AGAACAGCACATTGACTACAGGCACCCCGCTTGAGATCAAGTTCAACCGCAACAGCGGCCGCTGCGATTCTTTGAACGACTACCCTACGGGCAACTACAGCCTGTGGCTGCACAACAACCCAGTCCGCAACATGGGCTTCGTGAACTCGGACTACCAGGTCAAGATCCAGGACGGAATCTCTTCGGATGCAACCAGCGTGACCTTCACTCTGCCGGATGATCTGCCCGAGGTTGCCGACGACACTGTCTGGTACCTTCGTCTGGACACTTATCTTCCTACTGCGCCCCAG ATGCCTTCACTTTTCAATGCTCTGGGCCCTTTCCGAATCGTGCAATAA
- a CDS encoding uncharacterized protein (transcript_id=CADANIAT00004115), with protein sequence MTMCISQAGLKLRFYNLRTYLYMDYHLAVMSHRVARPESGGLQRFLRVISRLWDNIILYCSFVLKDMTGTSSKPYLRISRIETVLELKPLILQAMKKIYQQSDVV encoded by the exons ATGACAAT GTGCATCTCACAGGCCGGTCTAAAGCTTAGGTTCTACAACCTTCGAACATATCTGTATATGGACTACCATCTTGCGGTTATGAGCCATAGAGTGGCCCGTCCAGAATCAGGTGGCTTGCAGAGATTTCTGCGCGTAATATCGCGTCTCTGGGACAATATTATTCTTTATTGTTCTTTTGTGCTTAAGGACATGACGGGAACATCATCCAAACCATATCTGAGGATATCACGGATCGAGACCGTATTAGAGTTGAAGCCACTTATTTTACAAGCTATGAAGAAAATTTATCAACAATCCGATGTGGTGTAA
- a CDS encoding fungal specific transcription factor domain-containing protein (transcript_id=CADANIAT00004116), with translation MPALICPARAVAQQDHAQRSGEGMRIRHGKLLFPGGRSATADRQYWDSQRSSFDTGLGVSPRSNISVPSNHLENIELQQFSPQDMIAPQSVMHSMSVNMREDSPIFLGDSDVSDPKGDIISRGIISEEDARCIYERFMNCSKNFLPLFDPVRDTFDSIRSRSLFCFTVIIYLASRAASDFRADTHLQRVLQDEAQRLAEDSFFAKPTKLETVQGMILLAAYSEKTWFSTALILRTALDLGLEKSLDTLLAQSSPPRSYLSARMEDRQLVWQTRTWLISSTLELDVASGTGRKSRLGDVDISKLRKFLDYPLSLHSDMRTVSIIEYHQIRTRGRQIIENSAAAPIIHTELPAIMRKLQQWWEEWDELHHPRIQKLQQTPEGDQGISSDAVLGLWKSLVEVIESQLTLLVTESAYRCQLVWAPTYPALTIAFITTFAIRVARWHPTLINRRLVLQRVRQILEYLKQPPYPDIHRTVQIFVNYAGALLAEQDLCNDHGQAIAAQPSRTPEVNSTPRSEFTTSIPEQAAENPMIRMDKDTDLTAPLPSESRPEPVLPRLLGFDIPNWNLTAPIADSFDLFEEGQTDIFDFLPDLCRT, from the exons ATGCCCGCACTCATATGCCCTGCTCGCGCTGTCGCGCAGCAGG ACCACGCCCAGCGGAGCGGCGAAGGCATGCGAATACGGCACGGTAAGCTGCTTTTCCCAGGAGGTCGCTCGGCGACTGCTGACCGTCAATACTGGGATAGCCAGCGGAGCAGCTTTGACACGGGCTTGGGCGTCAGTCCAAGAAGCAACATATCTGTACCAAGCAACCACCTGGAAAATATTGAACTGCAGCAGTTCAGTCCGCAAGACATGATTGCGCCACAGTCGGTAATGCACTCAATGTCGGTGAACATGAGAGAGGACTCTCCGATTTTCCTGGGTGATTCGGACGTGTCCGATCCAAAGGGCGATATCATCTCGCGTGGAATCATaagcgaggaggatgccCGGTGCATTTACGAAAG ATTCATGAACTGTAGCAAGAACTTCTTACCTCTGTTTGACCCGGTCCGAGATACCTTCGACTCTATCCGGTCGCGATcgctcttctgcttcacGGTGATTATCTACCTGGCGAGTCGTGCAGCGTCAGATTTCCGGGCGGACACTCATCTGCAACGGGTGCTACAGGATGAAGCACAGCGATTGGCAGAAGACTCCTTCTTTGCAAAACCAACCAAGCTGGAGACTGTTCAAGGGATGATTCTCCTTGCGGCGTACTCAGAAAAGACCTGGTTTTCGACCGCGCTCATTCTCCGGACCGCGTTGGATCTAGGTCTTGAAAAGTCTCTTGACACCCTGCTGGCTCAAAGCTCACCACCGAGAAGCTACCTATCGGCGCGGATGGAGGACCGACAGCTCGTTTGGCAGACACGCACGTGGCTGATTTCGTCCACTCTCGAATTGGACGTCGCTAGTGGAACAGGGCGGAAATCACGCCTCGGCGATGTTGATATCTCGAAGCTGCGAAAATTTCTTGATTACCCTCTATCTCTTCATAGTGACATGCGGACCGTTTCTATTATTGAATACCATCAGATCCGAACAAGAGGGCGGCAGATAATCGAGAACTCAGCAGCCGCTCCGATCATACATACAGAGCTTCCAGCAATCATGCGGAAGCTCCAGCAATGgtgggaggaatgggatgaGCTACACCATC CTAGAATACAGAAACTGCAGCAGACCCCGGAAGGTGATCAAGGCATCAGCTCTGATGCTGTTCTAGGGCTATGGAAGTCACTGGTCGAGGTAATCGAGAGTCAGTTGACGCTATTAGTGACGGAGTCGGCTTATCGATGCCAACTGGTCTGGGCCCCGACTTACCCAGCCCTAACTATTGCTTTCATCA CAACGTTCGCCATCAGGGTGGCGCGTTGGCATCCTACACTAATTAACCGGCGATTGGTTCTGCAGCGTGTCCGGCAGATCCTGGAGTATCTCAAGCAGCCACCCTACCCTGACATTCACAGAACAGTTCAGATATTTGTCAACTACGCTGGTGCTCTCCTCGCGGAACAAGACCTATGTAACGACCATGGTCAAGCGATTGCCGCTCAACCGTCAAGAACTCCGGAGGTGAATAGCACGCCTAGGTCGGAgttcaccaccagcattcCTGAGCAAGCTGCTGAGAACCCAATGATACGGATGGATAAGGACACGGATCTGACCGCTCCTTTGCCATCGGAGTCGAGGCCTGAACCAGTTCTGCCTAGGCTTCTGGGATTCGATATCCCAAACTGGAATCTAACTGCACCGATCGCCGACTCGTTTGACCTGTTTGAGGAAGGCCAAACAGACATCTTTGACTTTCTTCCTGACCTATGCCGGACATAA
- a CDS encoding MFS transporter (transcript_id=CADANIAT00004117), translating into MDEKNHVPQPETHPRVPPSGSNAPQPRCNTPPTPPSTPTIVTFEDCPKKNPYKWPFSKKVYVLVFTLLSVMNSGVASSLPSNAVPYIIDDFKLQNTNESSLPTGIFLLGYVVGPLIWSPLSETIGRRPVLLYTFIFFFLFTLACALAPNWSSLLFFRFMCGSMGAAPQTVIGGSYADIFEAKARGRAMAFYMAVASFGPIIGPIISGFASEHGWRWSFWADLICAGVTLVGLIFLPETFGPAILKRHAAELSKISGREMSAPVSKFDKDLKTIFLRPMYMLIFEPIILFTSLYVGIVYALVFFYFQAYPIIFPEVYGFTIQTASLTFLPLGIGAASTALVAITWDSKYSSALLRSKRKIWFFPLSFSPETHRLPISCVGSIATTISLFWLAWTANPTIHWIVPVLSGFFFGFGYQSIFTSLLIYVTDAYKIYSASALASSVIVRSMLGAALPVAAKPMYAALGVGWATSLVGFVSLACVPIPYVLLWKGGLVRERSRFCQMLVKDEIEERQSRITDEDARASVEC; encoded by the exons ATGGATGAAAAGAACCACGTTCCTCAGCCTGAGACGCACCCGCGTGTTCCACCGTCAG GGTCAAATGCTCCACAGCCTAGGTGTAATACTCCACCCACGCCGCCGTCCACTCCTACGATAGTAACTTTCGAGGATTGCCCAAAGAAGAACCCGTACAAATGGCCCTTCTCGAAAAAGGTCTATGTCCTTGTATTCACATTACTATCGGTCATGAATAGCGGTGTCGCCTCGTCGCTCCCAAGCAATGCTGTGCCTTATATCATAGATGATTTCAAGCTGCAGAATACAAACGAGAGCAGTCTACCAACTGGCATTTTTCTGTTGGGATATGTTGTCGGGCCTTTAATATGGAGCCCCCTAAGTGAAACCATCGGACGACGTCCTGTCCTGCTGTATACGTTCATATTCTTTTTTCTATTCACCCTTGCATGCGCCCTTGCCCCTAATTGGTCGTCACTTTTATTCTTTCGTTTCATGTGCGGGAGCATGGGTGCGGCTCCGCAGACTGTTATCGGAGGCTCTTATGCAGATATATTCGAGGCTAAAGCAAGGGGGAGAGCAATGGCGTTTTATATGGCC GTAGCGAGCTTTGGGCCTATCATAGGGCCCATTATATCTGGTTTCGCATCCGAGCatggctggagatggagttTCTGGGCGGATTTGATATGCGCTGGCGTCACCCTGGTTGGATTGATCTTCTTGCCAG AAACATTCGGCCCGGCCATCTTGAAGCGTCACGCTGCAGAATTGAGCAAAATATCTGGCAGGGAGATGTCGGCCCCCGTATCGAAGTTCGATAAAGACCTCAAAaccatcttcctccggcCGATGTATATGTTGATCTTTGAGCCAATCATATTGTTCACGTCGCTATACGTCGGCATAGTCTATGCTCTTGTATTTTTCTACTTCCAGGCCTACCCGATCATCTTCCCCGAGGTCTACGGCTTTACCATCCAAACAGCCTCTCTCACGTTCCTTCCAC TTGGAATCGGCGCGGCCTCGACTGCCCTCGTTGCCATAACCTGGGACTCCAAGTATTCGTCCGCCCTACTCCGCAGTAAACGCAAAATCTGGTTCTTCCCCCTATCCTTCAGTCCCGAAACGCACCGTCTACCAATATCCTGTGTTGGGAGCATCGCAACAACAATCTCGCTCTTCTGGCTTGCCTGGACCGCCAATCCAACAATCCACTGGATTGTTCCTGTGCTCTCAGGattcttctttggctttggatACCAGTCCATCTTTACCTCGCTGCTGATCTATGTGACTGACGCGTACAAAATATACTCAGCAAGCGCACTGGCCAGTTCAGTGATTGTGCGCAGCATGCTCGGCGCTGCATTGCCGGTCGCTGCCAAGCCGATGTACGCAGCTCTGGGTGTGGGCTGGGCAACCTCTCTCGTGGGATTCGTGAGTCTGGCCTGTGTACCGATACCGTATGTACTGCTTTGGAAGGGTGGGTTAGTGAGAGAAAGGAGTCGGTTCTGTCAGATGCTTGTCAAGGACGAGATTGAGGAGAGACAAAGTAGGATTACGGACGAGGATGCGAGGGCATCTGTGGAGTGTTAG